One window from the genome of Echinicola vietnamensis DSM 17526 encodes:
- a CDS encoding SGNH/GDSL hydrolase family protein, whose product MKRFVLMFSLVLIHTFLCAQELVWFDPLMAEKEVVEGQGWSGIEFNRLPDDAKAQVREPVWGLSRNAAGLLIRFASDAAEVHVKFKPGSRLSMPHMPSTGVTGLDLYARDDRGSWRWVRGKYRFSPEEVSYTFVVPNATGIHREYQLYLPLYNSLSALKVGVMKDDTFAFMSKREAAPIVVYGTSIAQGACASRPGMAWTNIVGRSLDVPMINLAFSGNGRLEPEVLDYVKQIDAAVFVLDCLPNLGPWGGFTEEVVKAKILAAVRTLKAAHPKMPVLLVEHAGYSDGWMDPDRKSAYTNLNEWAASCFQTLKDSGVKGLYLLSKEEMGLGNEDFVDGTHPTDLGMQHYADAYIKKLKEILQ is encoded by the coding sequence ATGAAACGGTTTGTTTTAATGTTCAGCTTGGTGCTGATACACACTTTTTTGTGCGCGCAGGAGCTTGTGTGGTTTGATCCCTTAATGGCAGAAAAGGAAGTCGTCGAAGGACAAGGTTGGTCGGGAATTGAGTTTAACCGGTTGCCAGACGATGCCAAAGCGCAGGTAAGAGAGCCTGTTTGGGGGCTTTCGCGGAATGCAGCTGGTTTATTGATTAGGTTTGCCTCAGATGCTGCTGAAGTTCACGTTAAATTCAAACCAGGTTCCCGGTTATCCATGCCCCATATGCCTTCTACGGGGGTGACAGGACTGGACCTCTATGCGAGGGACGACAGGGGCAGCTGGAGATGGGTGAGAGGAAAGTATCGGTTTTCACCAGAGGAAGTCAGCTATACTTTTGTCGTGCCAAATGCCACAGGAATTCATCGGGAATATCAATTGTACCTGCCCCTTTACAACAGTCTGAGTGCGCTTAAGGTTGGAGTGATGAAGGATGATACGTTTGCATTTATGTCCAAAAGAGAAGCGGCACCGATCGTGGTATATGGAACATCCATTGCACAAGGAGCCTGTGCGAGTCGACCGGGCATGGCGTGGACCAATATCGTAGGACGGTCCCTGGATGTACCCATGATCAATTTGGCCTTTTCTGGAAATGGGCGGTTGGAGCCAGAAGTGTTGGATTATGTGAAGCAGATTGATGCGGCGGTATTTGTATTGGATTGTCTGCCCAACCTTGGCCCATGGGGAGGATTTACTGAAGAAGTGGTAAAAGCAAAAATCCTAGCGGCCGTTAGGACGTTGAAGGCTGCTCATCCGAAAATGCCCGTGTTACTGGTAGAGCATGCGGGGTATTCGGACGGTTGGATGGATCCAGATAGGAAGAGCGCCTATACCAATTTGAATGAATGGGCAGCAAGTTGCTTTCAGACGTTGAAGGATTCAGGCGTGAAAGGTTTGTATTTGCTTTCGAAAGAAGAGATGGGCTTGGGGAATGAAGATTTTGTGGACGGAACACACCCGACGGATTTGGGCATGCAGCACTATGCTGATGCATACATAAAAAAGCTGAAAGAGATTTTACAGTGA
- a CDS encoding TolC family protein, which translates to MKRFINLIFWGLLLFVGWYPSGCKVKSPPTSEELQEESFANFILPSTWQEAQEGQSDSTEFTENWLAAFSDPLLDTLVKEAIAYNTDLRISQSRLEQAEGYVKMAQGALRPAINGMARENSKLGGSFAGGLNGAVFSASWEIDIWGKLRNTKHAQIEEYEALGMEVSYARLSLAAAVVRNYYLATELYLEKSLAEEMVKLSETLVSLAQKRLDVGIGNEKDVSVAQANLSSAEDGSRLLDLAYHNQLRALELILGRYPQAEVAVRDSLMKINSTIPAGIPLQLLERRPDVLAAQHRFNASFHRVRSAIAAKLPQLSLTGNFGVVNSQVIQLVPEFSNPIRSLGGSLIAPIYQGGMLKQNVEIKTMEQEQATIEYAQTVLNAINDVETALETVQNIDSRETILTREVAQNQKAFELEQIAYKVGKSDLRNVTLQQMDLYSSKITLLRVQTEKIIQRVNLYLALGGNM; encoded by the coding sequence ATGAAGCGCTTTATAAACCTCATCTTCTGGGGATTACTGTTATTTGTAGGGTGGTATCCGAGTGGCTGTAAAGTCAAGTCCCCTCCTACTTCTGAAGAGCTCCAAGAGGAATCATTTGCCAATTTTATTCTTCCTTCCACTTGGCAAGAAGCCCAGGAAGGGCAATCAGATTCGACTGAGTTTACCGAAAACTGGCTTGCAGCATTTTCGGATCCGCTTTTGGACACCTTGGTAAAAGAAGCCATAGCTTATAACACCGACCTGCGCATCAGTCAATCGCGTCTTGAACAAGCTGAAGGGTATGTAAAAATGGCCCAAGGAGCGCTAAGGCCAGCTATAAATGGCATGGCAAGAGAAAACAGTAAGCTCGGGGGAAGTTTTGCTGGTGGACTGAACGGCGCTGTATTTTCGGCCTCTTGGGAAATTGATATTTGGGGAAAGCTCAGAAACACCAAACATGCCCAAATAGAGGAATATGAAGCCTTGGGAATGGAAGTAAGTTATGCTCGTCTTTCTCTGGCGGCTGCAGTGGTTAGAAATTATTATTTGGCAACTGAATTATACCTTGAAAAAAGCCTTGCTGAAGAGATGGTCAAGCTCTCAGAAACCTTGGTGTCACTCGCCCAAAAGCGACTGGACGTCGGTATCGGTAATGAGAAAGACGTGAGCGTGGCCCAAGCCAACCTCAGCTCTGCCGAAGATGGCAGTCGCCTGCTTGACCTGGCCTACCATAATCAGTTGCGGGCTTTGGAATTGATCTTGGGCAGGTATCCGCAGGCCGAAGTGGCCGTAAGGGATTCCCTGATGAAGATAAACAGCACTATTCCCGCAGGCATCCCCTTACAGCTATTGGAGCGCCGTCCTGATGTGCTTGCTGCCCAGCACCGCTTTAACGCCAGTTTTCACCGTGTCCGATCGGCCATAGCCGCCAAATTGCCCCAGCTAAGCCTTACGGGAAATTTTGGTGTGGTAAACAGTCAGGTTATCCAATTGGTACCGGAATTTTCGAACCCCATCCGAAGCTTGGGAGGCTCGTTGATTGCCCCCATTTACCAAGGAGGTATGTTAAAGCAAAATGTGGAAATCAAAACAATGGAGCAAGAACAGGCGACCATAGAATATGCCCAAACGGTCCTAAATGCCATAAACGATGTGGAAACGGCTTTGGAAACCGTTCAAAACATCGATTCAAGGGAAACCATCCTCACCCGTGAAGTGGCTCAAAACCAAAAGGCCTTTGAACTGGAACAAATTGCTTATAAAGTAGGGAAATCAGATCTGCGCAACGTCACCCTTCAGCAAATGGACCTGTATTCTTCTAAAATCACTCTACTTCGTGTCCAAACAGAAAAAATCATCCAGCGTGTCAACCTCTATTTGGCTTTGGGAGGAAACATGTAG
- a CDS encoding HlyD family secretion protein: MEILLLLIYSGIVWLIFFKFKLLPWNTVSQVIVFIIPVVSIALLILILNIVAPSSHDVRVMNYNVEVVPRVTGLVVDVPVEPNEHVKKGDTLFRIDPLPFELEVKNIEAKLPGLEAKLVSAEAFDRELESQLTTSNNHIRVINTQIDLAVKRLEQTKELAQSGAGSQFDYEQAETNLKNLEAQLAVAESEKSQVIQRLSAQSDEGEFAQVSEARAALEQAKSDLAMAKWRLDQTVYRAPADGRVVNLQLRTGAMAVQFPIKPVMSFVEDEQWVVALFAQNELRRVEKGNEAEIALRTHPNRIIKCTVDHIVWANAQGQLTASGRIPDTKEMGHHEGRFAVRLTIDEDNDVFLAPGAVGQGAIYTEHGKLIHLIRKVIIRVGTKIDWLILKLH, encoded by the coding sequence ATGGAAATACTTTTACTTTTAATTTACTCCGGCATTGTTTGGCTTATATTTTTCAAGTTCAAACTCCTACCTTGGAACACCGTCAGCCAAGTCATTGTCTTCATTATTCCGGTCGTGTCCATTGCCTTACTTATCCTAATTTTGAACATCGTAGCACCCTCTTCCCATGATGTCAGGGTAATGAATTATAATGTAGAAGTGGTTCCCCGGGTTACGGGCCTGGTAGTGGATGTGCCGGTGGAACCCAATGAACATGTAAAAAAAGGTGACACCCTTTTCAGAATAGACCCTTTACCCTTCGAGTTGGAAGTAAAAAATATTGAGGCAAAACTTCCCGGTTTGGAAGCCAAGTTGGTCAGTGCTGAAGCCTTTGATCGGGAGTTGGAATCCCAGCTCACCACTTCCAACAACCACATCCGAGTGATCAACACCCAAATAGACTTGGCCGTAAAGCGGCTGGAACAGACCAAAGAACTTGCCCAAAGCGGTGCGGGATCACAATTTGACTATGAGCAGGCCGAGACTAATTTAAAAAACCTAGAGGCACAGCTGGCGGTCGCAGAGTCGGAAAAATCTCAGGTAATTCAGCGGCTTTCTGCCCAATCTGATGAAGGAGAATTTGCACAGGTTTCAGAAGCCCGGGCGGCCCTTGAGCAGGCCAAATCGGATTTGGCCATGGCCAAGTGGAGGCTCGATCAAACGGTTTACCGTGCCCCTGCAGATGGAAGGGTCGTCAATCTCCAATTGAGGACGGGAGCCATGGCAGTCCAATTCCCCATTAAGCCTGTCATGTCATTTGTAGAAGATGAACAATGGGTCGTAGCTTTATTTGCACAAAACGAACTCAGAAGGGTAGAAAAAGGGAATGAAGCAGAAATAGCCCTACGGACACATCCAAATAGAATTATCAAGTGTACGGTAGACCATATCGTTTGGGCAAATGCACAGGGTCAGCTAACGGCCAGTGGCAGGATTCCAGACACCAAAGAAATGGGGCATCACGAAGGAAGGTTTGCTGTCAGGCTGACCATTGATGAAGACAACGACGTTTTTCTGGCTCCAGGAGCCGTTGGCCAAGGAGCCATTTACACGGAACATGGAAAACTGATCCATCTTATCAGAAAAGTGATCATCCGTGTAGGCACCAAAATCGATTGGCTCATCCTTAAATTACATTAA
- a CDS encoding DUF3302 domain-containing protein — protein MKSSSFTNKLLMLTIGISLSPSFLYASAFEDKIADVISWVALIVAPIVGIGAFLMVHVLPEKIAEKRKHPQAQAIKTLCLLSLLFGGMLWPIAWLWAYTKPVFYKMAYGTDEGDYHEQSFSEFKAEKNKNQDSKDT, from the coding sequence ATGAAAAGCAGCTCATTTACGAATAAGCTATTGATGTTGACAATAGGGATTTCCCTTTCTCCATCATTTCTTTATGCTTCCGCCTTTGAGGACAAAATAGCTGATGTGATAAGTTGGGTTGCCCTCATTGTTGCCCCCATTGTAGGAATTGGTGCTTTTCTCATGGTACATGTACTTCCAGAAAAAATTGCCGAAAAAAGGAAACACCCACAAGCCCAAGCGATCAAGACGCTGTGCCTCCTTTCGCTGCTATTTGGGGGAATGCTTTGGCCAATAGCTTGGCTTTGGGCCTATACTAAACCCGTGTTTTATAAAATGGCCTATGGCACGGATGAAGGAGATTACCATGAACAAAGCTTTAGTGAATTTAAAGCGGAAAAAAACAAAAATCAAGACAGTAAAGACACCTGA
- a CDS encoding PhoD-like phosphatase, with product MKRRKSLKIMALGALTPGMGMLSPLSETVRLVEKTTSLHFRSDWEKWPDMDWAGPEYWANRLQDWKIQAGKAVCQVSGSNRTLHCLTTQVQPTPGNLEIAVELTPAKNLPVADENYFGIRIGIKGKFDDYRSAAVHGKGIDIGVTTSGKLKIADQLFSLDKSLLADHVKLQIVVADHFQHQVILTSEEGSHQEFPIPQDLISPEKLAGNVALVSSVQKSDEGEIEIPSCTFSRWSISGSKLVSSSEHEYGPVCFAQYTIHKGILKLTGQLAPIEKNPDHHVTLQMKIDGNWADMGQSTIDPLSRTVHFRHEHWDHTEQIPYRLKVTLPLREEHRSYYYEGSITPIPENKQTVKAAVFSCNCDYGFPDAEVPEYVNHHQPDLAFFVGDQFYEGTGGFGIQQSPVDKAALDYLRKWMMFGWSYRNIYRHIPCAIIPDDHDVYHGNIWGEAGKAADISKGWGAPAQDSGGYKMEPRWVNMVQKCQTSHLPDPYDPTPVKNGIEVYYTDWTFGGVSFAILEDRKWKSAPKHVLPEEADIWNGWIRNPAFDIKKHRVKNAKLLGERQLAFLEHWAGDWSGGVKMKALVSQTIFNTVSTLPAEAMDDSVVPKLEIPTLAEYVTGDTINGDMDSNGWPQEGRDKAIEKIRKCFAFHIAGDQHLASFTQYGVDEYGDSGFAFAGPALNNIWPRRWWPPVTDPRKHSPETPLYTGNYEDGFGNKMTVKAVANPRKTGMEPSIVYDRATGYGIITFDKKSRTITTECWPKYVDPQTSPNGQYLGWPITVKQEDNYGRKAVAYLPKIKVNGMNNPVLELIRESTGECVYTLPLKGNGFTPKVFNKEKFTIRVKDSETGIVRVKNGIKAGNSPKGTIMLS from the coding sequence ATGAAAAGACGCAAATCACTTAAAATCATGGCATTGGGCGCATTGACACCAGGAATGGGCATGCTCTCCCCCCTATCCGAGACCGTTCGATTGGTGGAAAAAACCACTAGCCTGCATTTTAGGAGTGATTGGGAAAAATGGCCAGATATGGACTGGGCAGGGCCTGAATACTGGGCCAACCGCTTGCAGGACTGGAAAATTCAAGCGGGAAAAGCGGTCTGCCAAGTAAGTGGCTCCAATCGAACCCTTCATTGCCTTACCACTCAAGTCCAACCCACCCCTGGAAACCTAGAAATCGCCGTAGAGTTAACCCCGGCCAAAAACCTTCCAGTTGCTGACGAAAATTATTTTGGCATCCGGATAGGGATTAAGGGCAAATTTGACGATTACCGATCTGCTGCCGTACACGGTAAAGGTATCGACATTGGTGTGACCACTTCGGGAAAACTAAAAATAGCGGACCAGCTTTTCTCCCTTGACAAATCTCTATTAGCTGACCACGTCAAACTCCAGATAGTGGTGGCAGACCATTTCCAACATCAAGTAATCCTTACTTCCGAAGAGGGAAGCCATCAGGAATTTCCTATTCCCCAGGATCTCATCTCTCCTGAAAAATTAGCTGGAAATGTGGCATTGGTATCGTCTGTGCAAAAATCGGATGAGGGTGAAATAGAGATCCCATCCTGTACTTTTTCTCGATGGAGCATATCAGGATCCAAGCTAGTTTCCAGTAGCGAACATGAATACGGCCCCGTTTGTTTTGCTCAGTACACCATACATAAAGGAATACTAAAGCTCACGGGACAGCTGGCCCCAATAGAGAAAAATCCCGACCACCATGTTACCTTACAAATGAAAATTGATGGAAATTGGGCAGACATGGGGCAATCCACCATTGACCCACTTTCCAGAACGGTTCATTTCCGTCATGAACATTGGGATCATACAGAACAGATTCCTTACCGGCTTAAAGTGACACTTCCGCTTCGTGAAGAACATAGGAGCTATTACTACGAAGGGAGCATCACCCCAATTCCCGAAAATAAGCAAACCGTAAAAGCTGCAGTATTCAGTTGCAACTGCGACTATGGCTTTCCGGATGCAGAAGTTCCCGAATACGTCAACCATCACCAACCTGACTTGGCATTTTTTGTCGGTGATCAATTTTATGAAGGAACGGGCGGTTTTGGAATCCAGCAATCACCAGTGGACAAGGCCGCCTTGGACTACTTGCGCAAATGGATGATGTTTGGTTGGTCTTATCGCAATATCTATCGTCATATCCCTTGTGCGATCATTCCGGATGATCATGATGTCTACCATGGGAATATATGGGGTGAAGCAGGAAAAGCAGCCGATATTTCCAAGGGCTGGGGAGCCCCGGCCCAAGATTCAGGAGGCTATAAAATGGAACCCAGGTGGGTCAATATGGTCCAAAAATGCCAAACATCCCACCTACCAGATCCCTATGATCCGACACCCGTCAAAAATGGCATTGAAGTTTATTACACGGACTGGACTTTTGGAGGGGTCAGTTTTGCGATATTGGAAGACCGCAAATGGAAATCGGCTCCTAAGCATGTCCTTCCTGAAGAAGCTGATATCTGGAATGGTTGGATCAGAAACCCTGCCTTTGATATCAAAAAACACCGGGTCAAGAATGCCAAACTATTGGGAGAACGACAGCTAGCATTTTTGGAGCATTGGGCTGGGGATTGGTCAGGAGGTGTGAAAATGAAAGCCTTGGTTAGCCAAACAATCTTTAACACCGTTTCTACCTTACCCGCGGAGGCCATGGACGACTCCGTCGTGCCTAAATTGGAAATCCCCACACTTGCTGAATATGTAACCGGGGATACAATCAACGGCGACATGGACAGCAATGGCTGGCCGCAAGAAGGAAGAGATAAGGCCATAGAAAAGATCAGAAAATGCTTTGCGTTTCACATTGCGGGAGATCAGCATTTGGCCAGCTTCACGCAGTATGGTGTAGATGAATATGGAGACAGTGGTTTTGCCTTTGCCGGACCGGCACTCAATAATATTTGGCCAAGGAGGTGGTGGCCGCCTGTCACCGATCCCCGAAAACATTCACCGGAAACCCCACTTTATACTGGAAACTATGAAGATGGTTTTGGTAATAAAATGACGGTAAAAGCCGTGGCCAATCCCAGAAAAACAGGGATGGAACCTTCCATCGTGTATGACCGAGCTACCGGCTATGGCATCATCACTTTTGACAAAAAATCCCGTACCATTACCACCGAATGCTGGCCAAAATATGTGGATCCCCAAACCTCTCCGAACGGCCAATATCTCGGATGGCCCATCACGGTAAAGCAAGAAGACAACTATGGCAGAAAAGCGGTTGCCTATCTTCCTAAGATCAAAGTAAACGGCATGAATAATCCTGTCCTCGAGCTCATTAGAGAATCCACTGGAGAGTGCGTTTACACACTACCCCTAAAAGGAAATGGCTTTACGCCAAAGGTGTTTAACAAAGAAAAATTCACCATACGGGTCAAAGACTCCGAGACAGGAATAGTAAGAGTGAAAAATGGCATCAAGGCAGGCAATTCTCCAAAGGGCACCATCATGCTCAGTTAA